The DNA window AGCGGGAGGCGAGAGGGGATCGAACACCGGACGAACCGTAGGCCGGCGAGTCATAAGACAGTTCTTCGCATCGGTTCGCGCGGCCGGTAAAAAGCGTACTGGTTCCGTGTGGGCGGTGGTTCCCGCTGTCTACGCCCACGATCTCGTCGGGTTTTATCGCGAATTCACCGCAGTCGATTCTCCCGCCGCGGACCGGAACGGACGCCAGTCAACTACGCAGGCCCTCCCCCGACGACGATCCGCTCCTCGATCGGGTCGACGACCGCTTGGCTGCCGATCGGGAGCGGAACGGTCGGGTTGGTGTGGCCGAAATCGAGATCGAACACGACGGGGATGTCCGGGTTGTACCGCTCCAACTGGCCGGCGATCGCCTCGCGCTGGCGGTCGCGGTACGCGGCGCGCTCCTCGTCGTCGGGCTGTTCGCGGTGGCTCCTCGTGGCTGGTCGACCGACGAGCACCGCGCCGAACCGATCGAGCAGGCCGCGCTCGCCCATGCACATCAGGGTCCACTTCACGCGATCGGCGCTCGGCATGTCCTCGGACGTCTCGATTGCGAGCACGCACCCATCGAGCGCGTCGGGATCGGGAAAGTAGCGCTCGGTCATCAGATGCCACTCGACGATCGCGAGACAGCCGCCCCAGATCCGGCCCTCGGCACGCTCCTCGCCGCCCCGCCACGTCCAGCCTGGGTTCGGCTCGTACGTCGGCGTGTGGTCGGCGTACGCGTCGTCGGTCCAGTCGACCACGTCGTCGGTCCACTCGGCGGCCGGTTCGAGTTCGCCGAGTGACTCCTCGAAGAATGCCCGGCGAAGGTAGCGCTCGGTGTACTCGTGGAGGTGTCCGGGCGTCGCGATCTGGTTCATCAACTGACCGCCGTTGTACGAGACGATCCCGAGATCCCAGAGATAGAGCTGGAGGTTCGTGTTGTCGCTCATCCCGTAGAATCTGGTCGGGTGCTCACGGAGCACGTCGGGATCGAGGTGGGGAAGCACCCGAAGCTGATCGTCGCCGCCGATGGTCGCCACGATCCCCCGAACGTCGGGATCGCGGAAGGCGTCGTGAACGTCGCGAGCGCGCTCCTCGGGGTGAGCTTCGAGATGCTCGTTTCCCTTCTCGGCAGTCGGGTAGACGACCGGTTCGAGGTCGAACGTCTCGCGGAGGCGCTCGACGCCGAGATCGAGAACGTGTGGGGCGTCCGCCGCGCCGCCGCTCGCGGGCGCGACGATCGCGACGCTGTCACCTGGATCGAGTGCGGGCGGCACGACGAACTCGGGTGGCATGGTTCCGTCTCGGAAGTCGAGATGAAAAACGCTCCGGCCGTTCGTACTGTCGGTCAGACGGCTTCGACGACCACCATCGAAAACCCGAAGTCGGGAGCACGAACGACTGCCCCGGTGAGCAATGGTTTTCTGACCGACAGTATCACCCGGTGTCGTACTTGTAGGTCGCGTTCTCGCTGTCGATCCCGAAGTCCTCGGGAGTTTCTTCGACTGCGGGTTCCTCGTCCTCGACTCCGTCCTCGGCGGCGTGTTTGAATCGCTCGCGCAGCTCGGACGGCATGGTGAACGCCCCGACGTCGACCTGCGTCGGGACGGCCTCGGGAACGCTGCCTTCGCGTTTGACGTCGAGGCGCTCGGCGAGCTTGTTCGGGAGTTCCCCGCTCTCGACCCGCTCGAAGCCGAACTGTTCGAGGTACTCGGGTTCGTCGGTCAGCGAGTAGACGGTCTCGAACTCCTCGTCACCGGCGCGGTCGACCAGCCGCTCGACGACGTGTGCGCCGACGCCCTGGCCACGCCACCCTTCGAGGACGCCGATCCCGGTGAGTTCGCAGAACTCGCCGTCGTCGGTCCGGTGGATCCGGATCCGACCGAACCCGGTCTTCCGGTTGCCGGTCTCGTCGACGGCGATGACGTAGTCCCGGGAGCGAAAGGCGGCGTCGTCGAGGCTCATGTCCTCGATGTGGTCCAGAAGCCAGACTTCCTCGCGGTTTCTCGCGTTCCGGACGTACATACTCCAGGATGGGTCGCCGGCCAGTAAAAGGGTTTCCGGGTATCGGGAACGAAAGACGATGGGGAAACTCCTTTCATGTCGTGCGGTGTCCCCTCCAGTATGGAGTCCCTGGGCGAGTTCGACGAGGTGGTTCACGAACCGACCGAGGAGTTCGTCGAATCCACGAACGTCCACGCGTTCATGCAGGAGTACGGGATCGACGGCTACGACGAACTGATCGCGCGAACCTGCAGCGACACCGGGATCGACGAGTCGGGCGTCGACTGGTTCTGGGACGAGCTCGTCGAGTACCTCGGCATCGAGTTTTTCGAGGGCTACGACAGCGTTCGCAACGACAGCGAGGGGCCGCAGTTCACCGACTGGTATCCCGGTGGGTCGATCAACGTCGCCCACAACACGCTCGATCGGTACGCCGACGGCGACACCGCCGACGACGTGGCCTGCGTCTGGGAGGGCGAACCGGGCACGGTTCGGGAGGTGACGTTCGCGGAACTCCACGAGGGGGCGAACCGGGTGGCGAACTGCCTCGAAGAACGCGGCGTCGGCACCGGCGACACTGTCGGGCTCTACATGCCGATGGTCCCGGAGGTCATCGCCATTCTCTACGGCTGCTTCAAGATCGGCGCGATCGCGGTCCCGATCTTCTCGGGGTTCGGCGTCGACGCGACCGCCACCAGGATCGCGGACGCCGAACCCACAGTTCTATTCACTGGTGACGGGTTCTATCGCCGGGGCGACGAGGTCCGGCTGAAGGGAGCCGCCGACGAGGCGATCGCGGATGCCGGCCACGTCGGACACACCGTCGTCTACGATCGGCTGGGACTGACACCCGACGAAGGTGGGGATGGCGAGGATACGGGCGAGGTTCCGTGGGACGACGCGCGCGACGAGCGCTGGGACGAAGCGGTGGGCGAGCAGTCGAGCGAGTACGAGACGAAGGAACTCGACGCCTCCCAGGAGTCGATGCTGCTCTACTCCTCGGGCACGACCGGCAAGCCGAAGGGGATCGTCCACACCCACGCCGGGATCCTCGTGCAGTGTGCGAAGGAGATCCACTTCGGGTTCGATCAAAAGCCCGACGACAACTTCTTCTGGGTGTCGGATATCGGCTGGATGATGGGGCCGTGGACGCTGATCGGGAATCACGCCTTCGGTGGGAGCGTGGTGATGTACGAGGGCGCGCCCGACTACCCCGAACCCGATCGGTTCTGGTCGATGATCGACCGCCACGACGTCACCCAGTTCGGGATCTCGCCGACCGCGATCCGCGCGCTCAGAAAGCACGGTGATGAATGGGTCGAGGGACACGACCTGTCGAGTCTCCGGCTGCTGGGGTCGACCGGCGAGCCGTGGGATCCCGAGTCGTGGCTCTGGTTCTACGACCAGGTGGGGGGTGGCGACACGCCGATCATCAACATCTCCGGCGGGACCGAGATCTGTGGGTGTTTCCTGATGCCGATGCCGATTCAATCCTTGAAACCCTGTACGCTCGGTGGCCCGGGGCTGGGAATGAACATCGACATCGTGGATTCGGCGGGCGAGTCGGTGGCCGACGCACATGAAAGAGGCTTTCTGGTGGCGCGTGACTCGTGTCCCTCGATGACCAAATCGCTGTGGAGCGGCGATGAACGCTACCTCGAAGAGTACTGGTCGAGCTTCGAGGACCCGCCCCTCTGGGACCACGGCGACTGGGCGCAGAAGGACGAGGACGGGCTCTGGTTCCTCCACGGTCGGGCCGACGACGCGCTGAACGTCGCCGGGCGGAAGGTCGGTCCCGCCGAGGTCGAGGGCGCGATCATCGACCACGACGACGCGAACCAGGCCGCCGCGGTCGGCGTCCCCGACGACACCACCGGGACGGCGGTCGTGGCGTACGTCGTGCTCGAAGATCACGCCGAGGCGTCGGACGCGCTCCGCGAGGAACTCCGGGAGCAGGTGGGCGAGGAACTGGGCAAGCCGTTCAAACCCCGCGAGGTGCTTTTTGTGGAGGGATTCCCGAAAACCCAGTCGGGGAAGATCATCCGCCGAGCGATCGCGTCGATCTACCGGGGCGAGGAGCTCGGCGACATGGGCTCGATCGAGAACCCGGACGCGCTCGACGCCATCGAGCAGGCACGATAGCTACTCGCCGTCCGATCGCCCTCCACGATCACTCGTCACGCTCTCGCCACTCCTCGCGGAGCAGTCCATACTGGAGCATGTCGCGGTGCTCGCCATCGACGAACATGAACTTCCGGCGGCGACCCTCTTCGGTGAACCCGAGCGATTCCAGCAGGCCACGCGAAGCGTCGTTGTAATCGTAGGCCTCCGCACCCACGGCCGGCGTGTCGTACTGCCGGAAGGCGTACTCGACGGCGAGCGAGACGGCCTCCTTCCCGTAGCCCTCGCCGTGAACCTCCGGAACGAGCCAGTAGCCGAGCTCCGGACGTTTGTAGTCGATGTCCGTCACGTTCACGTTGCCGATCCGCCGGACGTCGCCGTCGTCTGGTTGGCCCGGATCGGTGTCGCTCCCTTCGAGACAGACGAGGAACCGATCAGTGCCGTCCTCGCCGGTCACCTCGTACCCCTCCCGGTTCCTGACGGGGTTGCCGAGCGGATAGCGGATCTCGGGCTCGACCGAGCGCTGGAGGAAGGGGACGTCCTCGCTCTCGACCGTCCGGAGCGTGACCCGCTCGCCACTCGTGACGCGTGCGCCAGGCATGCCTCGACGGCGATCCCACAGCGTATAGCGTCTTTCGGCCGTCAACCATCGATCCGTGTCCGCGGGCCGCCGTCCGGGGGTCAGCGAACCGCGGTGGGGTCGATGATGGTCTCCTCGGGTGCGCTCCCGGTTGTGATCGCAACGTCGCCGATGGTTTCGTCGTCCGGGAAAACGACGGTTGCGCCCGCGAGCAGCGGGGCGACGAGGCCGGCCGCGACGGTTCCGGGGAGGGTGAGCGACGCGCGCACCGCGACTGCGTCGCCAGCGTCCAGTCCCGCTCGCTCGACGGTGCGCTCGGCGGCGGCAAGGAGTTCGGCGTGGGAGAGCGATGACTCGGCGGTGGCGAGCGCCGGGTCGTCGGCCGCGACGTCCGCCGGCGCGAGCGTCGGGTTCTCGCTCCAGACATCGCGTTCGAAGTGCGCCGTTTCGGAATTGTCCGGCGAGTCGCCGTAGGCGACGCGGGTGCCACCAGGCGGGAGCTCGAAGTCGTCGATTTCCTCGACTGGTGCGACGACCGTACAGGCGTCGATCGACGTGGGTGGATCGAATCGCGCGACGCCACCGAGCGACGCCGTGCCGAGAAAGGCGAGCACCGCCGCGGGCCGTCGTCCGGCGATCCCGACCGTTCGTCCGGGTCGGACGCCGCAGTGGTGCAGGAAGTTGCCGGTCTTCCAGGCGTTCGTGAGGAGTCGGCGGTAGTCGTGATCGGTGTCGCCTGGCACGCGGAGCGCGGGGCGGTCGCTCCGGCGATCGCGCGCGAGCAGCCCGCGCAGCGTGTCCATGCCCGTGATTCGGGTGGGTGACCCAAAACGCCGCCGGCTGCGGCGGCGGTGCGGCCGCGTTTGCAGTGGCGGTGCCTGGCGGATGAAGGGCGAGGCCCGCGGAGCGGGGCTCGCGGGTTGTGCCTTCCCGCCCGCTCGTTTCGAGACGCTCACTCCGTCCGCGTCTCGCGGCCGAGGGCTTCGGCGGTGCGGTTCCTCGGTGTCTCGACGAGCGAAGCGAGTCGAGGCCCAGGAGAGCAAGCTCTCCTGGTGGATCGAGGGTGAGGCCCGTAGAGTCGAGGGCTTCGGCGGTGCTGTGCGGAGCAGTTGCGGGAAGCGCCGGCAGCTCTACCGCGAGCGCCGCAGGCGCTCGCGGGGTTTTCCATGAACGTTCGTCAAAGTGAAACTCTAACGCAGCCTCTTGGAGAGCGAAGCTCTCCAATGGTCGGCGAATCTTCGATTCGCCTCGACATCAGAAGTCTTCGACTTCTGAGGACGTTTTTGCGAGCGGGGGTCGCCGAAGGCGACCCTCCGCAGTAAAAAGGTTCGGTTCAGTCGATGATCTCGCCGACTGCGAAGTTCGACTTCACCTCGGTGACTTCGACCTTGACGCGCTCGCCGATCTCCGCGCCGGGCACGATGATGACGTAGCCCCGCTCGACGCGCGCGATCCCGTCGCCCTGCTTGCCGATGTCCTCGACCTCGACGTAGCGCATCTCGCCGATGTCGACCGGCGGCTGGGGCTCCGAGGAGGGACGGCTCGATCCCGAGCGCGACCCGCCCGAACTCGCCGTGCTCGACTCGGCGTCGGTGCGCTCGCGCGAAACGAGCGCCACGCGGTAGACCTCGCCGGCCTCGACCGAGCCGGTGTCGATCTCGCGGCGTGGCACCTCGACGGTGTAGGTGTCGTCGTCTTCCGCAGTGACCTCGGCGTTGAACAGACACAAGAGCTTGTCAGAGATTTCCATCGCGTAGTCCTCCGTCACGGCCGTTGGGGGCGAACGGTAAAGAACTACCGCACGGACGGTCCCCAGGACGGTCGTGCTCGATCGCGGCCGGCCGTGCTCGCCGGGTACCACCGATCGAACTCCGATCGACCCTCGGCCGAACTCGATTACCCCGCTGTACCAACCACGACCTCGAAATCCACAGCGCGCCTGGTCGTGAGGTTCTCACGGGAGCAACGAATCATCGAAACCGGCCGACAGCGGTCGGATTACCCTGCTGTACCAAACCCGCTTTAGGGTATCGCTTCGTTCGTTCGAGCATGGCAGCCAGCAGCGCAACGGCCGACCTCAGCCGCAAACAGCGCCGGATCCTCGAGTACCTCCGCGAGCACGCCGGGACCCAGACGTACTTCAAGTCGCGGCTGATCGGCGAGGCGCTCGACCTCACCGCGAAGGAGGTCGGCACGAACATGACCGCCATTCGGGACGGCGAGTGTTCGCTCTCAGTCGAGAAGTGGGGCTACTCGTCGTCGACGACGTGGAAGGTTACGACCTGAAAGCCCTCGGAACTGCGCGGGCCGGTGGCCCGCGCATCCGGCCTCACTTCGTTCGGTCGGACGCCTGACGGCGGTTCCTCGCCCTTTTCATGTCCGCCGGGAGAGCTTCGCTCTCCCGAGCCCTGCCTCACTTCGTTCGGCAGGACACCAGGACCGCATTGCGCGACCCGCGCTGTCGCGCGGGCACGCGCTGCCGCCTTCCCCTTCCCCGTGTTCGCACGCCCGGCGCTGTCGCGCTCAGGCGCGCTCACGGCCACCGCGCCGCACCGCTCCGCAACTGCACACACCGTCTCCGCGACCGCACGGTACCGTCACCGCGCCGCGCCCGTCGTCACTACGACGCATCCGCCGGAGCCGCCCGACAGCGACCGACGAGCGCACAAGGTTGATGCCTCTGGCCGAAATCGATTCGTAGTATGCCTGGTCCCGTATTCCTCGACGGCGAGCGCATCACCCTCCGAACCGTCGAGGAAGAGGATCTCGAGTTCCTCCAGCACGACATCAACGATCCCGAGGTCTGGCGGTCGCTCGGTGCGGTGTCGCCGGTGAACGCCGAACAGGAGCGCGAGTGGTTCGAAGGGATCGGCGACGACGGCGTGTCGCTGCTCGTCTGCGTCGAGGGCGAGCCGGTCGGGATGATCGGCCTCTCCGACGTCGTCGAGGTCTGGGGTCGCGCCGAGGTGGGCTACTGGGTGACACCCGATTCGTGGGGCGAGGGGTACGCGACCGAGGCCACCGACCTCCTCGTGGGTTACGCGTTCGACCAGCGCCGGCTCAACAAGGTCGTCGCCACCGCCTTCGAGCACAACGCTGGCTCGCGGCGCGTGCTCGAAAAGGTCGGGTTCGTCGAGGAGGGCGTCCATCGCGAGGAGGCGTTCGTGGACGGCGAGTTCGTCGACGTCCACCGATACGGCCTCCTCGCTCGCGAGTGGCGCGAGCAGCGTTGACCCGGGTTCCCGAGCGCCCCCGAAACGGAACCGAACGGAGTCAGACGACCGCGTTCCAGACCGGGGCGATCACGAAGAAGAGGGAGAGATAGGCCGCGTACAGCAACACGACCATCGAGGCGGCGATGGCCCCGTTCGGTCGGCTGAGGCTGCGGTCGTTGCGCGCCTCGACCCGCAGCGCTTCGAGCTCGAAGAGGTCGGTGACGAACATTCCGACGACGAGCACCGAGAGCACGACCCCGGAGTGGAGCTCGACGGTCATGAGGTAAAACGAGCCGAGGATCAAC is part of the Halococcus agarilyticus genome and encodes:
- a CDS encoding acyl-CoA synthetase family protein, with amino-acid sequence MDTLRGLLARDRRSDRPALRVPGDTDHDYRRLLTNAWKTGNFLHHCGVRPGRTVGIAGRRPAAVLAFLGTASLGGVARFDPPTSIDACTVVAPVEEIDDFELPPGGTRVAYGDSPDNSETAHFERDVWSENPTLAPADVAADDPALATAESSLSHAELLAAAERTVERAGLDAGDAVAVRASLTLPGTVAAGLVAPLLAGATVVFPDDETIGDVAITTGSAPEETIIDPTAVR
- a CDS encoding S66 family peptidase — translated: MPPEFVVPPALDPGDSVAIVAPASGGAADAPHVLDLGVERLRETFDLEPVVYPTAEKGNEHLEAHPEERARDVHDAFRDPDVRGIVATIGGDDQLRVLPHLDPDVLREHPTRFYGMSDNTNLQLYLWDLGIVSYNGGQLMNQIATPGHLHEYTERYLRRAFFEESLGELEPAAEWTDDVVDWTDDAYADHTPTYEPNPGWTWRGGEERAEGRIWGGCLAIVEWHLMTERYFPDPDALDGCVLAIETSEDMPSADRVKWTLMCMGERGLLDRFGAVLVGRPATRSHREQPDDEERAAYRDRQREAIAGQLERYNPDIPVVFDLDFGHTNPTVPLPIGSQAVVDPIEERIVVGGGPA
- a CDS encoding DUF7313 family protein produces the protein MQPLSLFGPIDAVLGSGDHPLILYVLVVLAVANVVTRAIAHRSNVNDAREQGAEAVGQHPLHAASTILLILGSFYLMTVELHSGVVLSVLVVGMFVTDLFELEALRVEARNDRSLSRPNGAIAASMVVLLYAAYLSLFFVIAPVWNAVV
- a CDS encoding AMP-binding protein, encoding MESLGEFDEVVHEPTEEFVESTNVHAFMQEYGIDGYDELIARTCSDTGIDESGVDWFWDELVEYLGIEFFEGYDSVRNDSEGPQFTDWYPGGSINVAHNTLDRYADGDTADDVACVWEGEPGTVREVTFAELHEGANRVANCLEERGVGTGDTVGLYMPMVPEVIAILYGCFKIGAIAVPIFSGFGVDATATRIADAEPTVLFTGDGFYRRGDEVRLKGAADEAIADAGHVGHTVVYDRLGLTPDEGGDGEDTGEVPWDDARDERWDEAVGEQSSEYETKELDASQESMLLYSSGTTGKPKGIVHTHAGILVQCAKEIHFGFDQKPDDNFFWVSDIGWMMGPWTLIGNHAFGGSVVMYEGAPDYPEPDRFWSMIDRHDVTQFGISPTAIRALRKHGDEWVEGHDLSSLRLLGSTGEPWDPESWLWFYDQVGGGDTPIINISGGTEICGCFLMPMPIQSLKPCTLGGPGLGMNIDIVDSAGESVADAHERGFLVARDSCPSMTKSLWSGDERYLEEYWSSFEDPPLWDHGDWAQKDEDGLWFLHGRADDALNVAGRKVGPAEVEGAIIDHDDANQAAAVGVPDDTTGTAVVAYVVLEDHAEASDALREELREQVGEELGKPFKPREVLFVEGFPKTQSGKIIRRAIASIYRGEELGDMGSIENPDALDAIEQAR
- a CDS encoding DUF7123 family protein, whose amino-acid sequence is MAASSATADLSRKQRRILEYLREHAGTQTYFKSRLIGEALDLTAKEVGTNMTAIRDGECSLSVEKWGYSSSTTWKVTT
- a CDS encoding GNAT family N-acetyltransferase; amino-acid sequence: MPGPVFLDGERITLRTVEEEDLEFLQHDINDPEVWRSLGAVSPVNAEQEREWFEGIGDDGVSLLVCVEGEPVGMIGLSDVVEVWGRAEVGYWVTPDSWGEGYATEATDLLVGYAFDQRRLNKVVATAFEHNAGSRRVLEKVGFVEEGVHREEAFVDGEFVDVHRYGLLAREWREQR
- a CDS encoding GNAT family N-acetyltransferase, which codes for MYVRNARNREEVWLLDHIEDMSLDDAAFRSRDYVIAVDETGNRKTGFGRIRIHRTDDGEFCELTGIGVLEGWRGQGVGAHVVERLVDRAGDEEFETVYSLTDEPEYLEQFGFERVESGELPNKLAERLDVKREGSVPEAVPTQVDVGAFTMPSELRERFKHAAEDGVEDEEPAVEETPEDFGIDSENATYKYDTG
- a CDS encoding GNAT family N-acetyltransferase gives rise to the protein MPGARVTSGERVTLRTVESEDVPFLQRSVEPEIRYPLGNPVRNREGYEVTGEDGTDRFLVCLEGSDTDPGQPDDGDVRRIGNVNVTDIDYKRPELGYWLVPEVHGEGYGKEAVSLAVEYAFRQYDTPAVGAEAYDYNDASRGLLESLGFTEEGRRRKFMFVDGEHRDMLQYGLLREEWRERDE
- a CDS encoding TRAM domain-containing protein, with translation MEISDKLLCLFNAEVTAEDDDTYTVEVPRREIDTGSVEAGEVYRVALVSRERTDAESSTASSGGSRSGSSRPSSEPQPPVDIGEMRYVEVEDIGKQGDGIARVERGYVIIVPGAEIGERVKVEVTEVKSNFAVGEIID